From Bacteroidota bacterium, one genomic window encodes:
- a CDS encoding ATP-binding cassette domain-containing protein, producing MQTDTILDIANANIFQSNNLVLSNVQLKIDKGEFVYLIGKTGSGKSSLLKMIYGDVELLQGTAGVAGFQLNHIKSSQVPYLRRKLGIVFQDFQLLTDRSVNSNLLFVLQATGWKDKLKMKDRINEVLEKVGLSTKGFKMPHELSGGEQQRVVIARALLNHPEMILADEPTGNLDPETSEGIMKLLIDIGKTGCSVLMATHNYTLIEKFPARIIKCENGRLFDSKG from the coding sequence ATGCAGACTGATACAATTCTTGATATTGCAAATGCCAATATTTTTCAATCCAACAATCTTGTTCTTTCGAATGTACAGTTGAAGATAGACAAAGGAGAATTTGTTTATCTGATAGGAAAGACCGGAAGTGGAAAAAGTAGTTTATTGAAAATGATCTATGGTGATGTTGAACTTTTACAAGGTACTGCGGGCGTTGCAGGTTTTCAGTTGAACCATATTAAATCAAGTCAGGTACCTTACTTGCGTCGTAAACTCGGAATAGTATTCCAGGATTTTCAATTGTTGACTGACCGTTCAGTAAATTCAAATTTACTTTTTGTTCTGCAAGCCACTGGCTGGAAAGATAAATTGAAAATGAAAGACCGCATCAACGAAGTTTTGGAAAAAGTAGGTTTGTCTACGAAAGGTTTTAAAATGCCGCATGAGCTTTCAGGAGGTGAACAACAGCGGGTTGTTATTGCAAGAGCGCTTTTGAATCATCCTGAAATGATCCTTGCTGACGAACCTACAGGTAATTTAGATCCTGAAACATCAGAAGGAATTATGAAACTTTTAATTGATATCGGAAAAACCGGTTGTTCTGTTTTAATGGCTACCCACAATTACACATTGATCGAAAAATTTCCGGCGCGGATAATTAAGTGTGAGAATGGAAGATTGTTTGATTCGAAGGGTTGA